One Sulfitobacter sp. M39 genomic window, ACTGACCGGAGCCGCTGCCATGTCCTTTGATCTTGTGACCATCCCCTGCCTGTCCGACAACTACGCATTCCTGCTACGCGACCAGACCAGCGGCAAGGTCGCCTTGATCGACGTGCCCGAGGCCGCGCCGATCGCTGCCAAGCTGGACGAACTGGGCTGGACCCTGACAGAGATCTGGCTGACCCATCACCACCCCGACCACATTCAGGGCGTGCCCGCGCTGATTGCCGACCACCCTGCCCGCGTGATCGGTGCCAAGGCTGATGCCGAACGCCTGCCCCCGCTAGACGTGGCCTATGACGACGGGCAATCATTTAGCTTCGGCGCGCACACGGTCGATGTGATCGATGTGTCGGGCCATACCGTCGGGCATATCGCCTTTCACGTACCCGCGGCCAAATGCGTCTTTACCGCCGACAGCCTGATGGCGCTTGGCTGTGGTCGCCTGTTCGAAGGCACGCCCGCGCAGATGTGGGACAGCTTGCAAAAGCTGATGCGCCTGCCCGCCGATACCACCGTATGTTCGGGCCACGAGTACACCCAGTCGAACGCAAAATTCGCCCTGACGGTTGATCCGGAAAACGCGGCACTTATATCTCGTGCAAGAGAGATCGATCAGGCCCGTGCTGATGGCGAGCCGACAGTTCCCTCGACGCTTTCAACGGAACTTGAAACCAACCCCTTCCTGCGCCCGTCCGATCCGGGCATCCGTGCGCAACTGGGGATGGTCAACGCCACCGACACCGATGTGTTTGCCGAAATTCGCGCGCGCAAAGACCGTTTCTGACCGCCGCAATCATGGTCTAAAATCGACGTTCACGATAAATGTGACAGCGATATTGCAGAAAAACCTTGAAGCTGCGCCGTG contains:
- the gloB gene encoding hydroxyacylglutathione hydrolase; its protein translation is MSFDLVTIPCLSDNYAFLLRDQTSGKVALIDVPEAAPIAAKLDELGWTLTEIWLTHHHPDHIQGVPALIADHPARVIGAKADAERLPPLDVAYDDGQSFSFGAHTVDVIDVSGHTVGHIAFHVPAAKCVFTADSLMALGCGRLFEGTPAQMWDSLQKLMRLPADTTVCSGHEYTQSNAKFALTVDPENAALISRAREIDQARADGEPTVPSTLSTELETNPFLRPSDPGIRAQLGMVNATDTDVFAEIRARKDRF